From a single Herbiconiux sp. SALV-R1 genomic region:
- a CDS encoding gamma carbonic anhydrase family protein has translation MIISYNGVAPEIAPDAWVAPTATLIGRVTLSARSSVYYGAVLRGDNDPIVLGEGSNLQDNVVVHTDLGSAVTVGAGVSVGHGAVLHGCTVEDGSLVGMNATVLNGAVIGAGSLVAAGAVVLEGTVVPPGSLVAGVPAKVRRELSEEERAGILRNAGRYLELTPGHAAATGAGSAAGGQNDGEWGLFG, from the coding sequence ATGATCATCAGCTATAACGGGGTCGCCCCCGAGATCGCCCCCGACGCCTGGGTGGCGCCGACCGCCACGCTCATCGGGCGGGTCACCCTCTCGGCGCGGTCGAGCGTGTACTACGGGGCGGTGCTGCGCGGCGACAACGACCCCATCGTGCTCGGCGAGGGGTCGAACCTGCAGGACAACGTCGTGGTGCACACCGATCTCGGCAGCGCCGTGACGGTCGGCGCGGGCGTGAGCGTGGGTCACGGTGCGGTGCTGCACGGGTGCACGGTCGAAGACGGAAGCCTGGTCGGCATGAACGCGACGGTGCTGAACGGCGCGGTCATCGGTGCGGGGTCGCTGGTCGCCGCGGGCGCGGTGGTGCTAGAGGGGACGGTGGTGCCGCCGGGGTCGCTGGTGGCGGGGGTGCCGGCGAAGGTGCGGCGCGAGCTCTCGGAGGAGGAGCGGGCGGGCATCCTGAGGAACGCGGGGCGGTATCTCGAGCTGACGCCGGGGCACGCCGCGGCTACGGGGGCGGGCTCGGCGGCCGGGGGGCAAAACGACGGAGAATGGGGCCTTTTCGGCTGA
- a CDS encoding sodium:proton antiporter — protein sequence MNGVQLLLVIVGAIAVTGIAQRRGLQPALVITLVGFAASFIPGFTRLELDSEIILGLVLPPLLYSAALNFSFVSFARNFRPIVGLGVGLVVVTAFVVGGFASWIVPSLTLATALILGAIVAPPDAVTAVAIGRKLGLPKRVMSILTGESLVNDAAALTMFSITLAAVVGTHTLFENPVLLFGYSALVGVLVGLVLAFVATAIRRLLKDSSLETVLGLVVPFAAYLLAEQFEASGVLAVVAAGFAIGSSSSRAGYQTRLQERQVWSSLDVLLEAFVFAYMGLQLRFVIQDLQEAGQSVWAVFGAGALILLVVLFIRPVWVFLSFGRNFLGDKLLRRRFASDERMRERLQRENEARVARGRRPRGFPVFLGWKESLVVSWTGMRGVVTLAAAAGVPVLLASGESFPGRAEIQAIAFIVAVGTLLVQGLSLPFLIRALKLSDPKQEQFDKEQAAHALEVARAASSKVLAEFVASPPPGVDPALIERVTAMAERQSADAERDAVDASEVERRSAYGETFGNLYRRVLKAQRDAVADERDANRLDDDAAREFLEQLDYQEAAIVSRLGFRL from the coding sequence GTGAACGGAGTCCAGCTGCTTCTCGTGATCGTGGGGGCGATCGCCGTCACCGGCATCGCCCAACGACGCGGCCTCCAGCCTGCCCTCGTCATCACGCTCGTCGGTTTCGCCGCGTCGTTCATCCCGGGCTTCACCCGACTCGAGCTCGACTCCGAGATCATCCTCGGCCTCGTGCTTCCCCCGCTGCTCTACTCGGCGGCGCTCAACTTCTCCTTCGTCTCCTTCGCCCGCAACTTCCGGCCCATCGTCGGGCTCGGCGTCGGTCTCGTGGTGGTCACCGCGTTCGTGGTGGGCGGCTTCGCCTCGTGGATCGTGCCGTCGCTCACCCTCGCGACGGCCCTCATCCTCGGCGCCATCGTGGCCCCGCCCGACGCCGTCACGGCGGTGGCGATCGGCCGCAAGCTCGGTCTGCCGAAGCGCGTGATGTCGATCCTCACCGGCGAGAGCCTCGTCAACGACGCCGCGGCCCTCACCATGTTCAGCATCACGCTGGCCGCGGTGGTCGGCACCCACACGCTGTTCGAGAACCCGGTGCTGCTGTTCGGGTACAGCGCGCTGGTGGGTGTGCTCGTCGGGTTGGTGCTCGCGTTCGTGGCCACGGCCATCCGTCGACTGCTCAAAGACTCCAGTCTCGAGACGGTGCTCGGGCTCGTGGTGCCGTTCGCCGCCTACCTGCTCGCCGAGCAGTTCGAGGCCTCCGGGGTGCTCGCGGTGGTGGCGGCCGGGTTCGCCATCGGCTCGTCGTCGAGCCGGGCCGGCTACCAGACCAGGCTGCAGGAGCGGCAGGTGTGGAGCTCGCTCGACGTGCTGCTCGAGGCCTTCGTGTTCGCCTACATGGGGCTGCAGCTGCGCTTCGTCATCCAAGACCTGCAGGAGGCCGGGCAGTCGGTGTGGGCGGTGTTCGGGGCCGGTGCGCTCATCCTGCTGGTGGTGCTGTTCATCAGGCCGGTGTGGGTGTTCCTGTCGTTCGGGCGCAACTTCCTGGGCGACAAACTGCTGCGGCGCCGGTTCGCCTCAGACGAACGGATGCGCGAACGGCTGCAGCGGGAGAACGAGGCTCGCGTGGCGCGCGGCCGGCGCCCGCGCGGGTTCCCGGTGTTCCTCGGCTGGAAGGAGAGCCTCGTCGTCTCGTGGACGGGCATGCGCGGCGTGGTCACGCTCGCCGCCGCCGCGGGTGTGCCGGTGCTGCTGGCGTCGGGGGAGTCGTTCCCGGGGCGGGCCGAGATCCAGGCCATCGCGTTCATCGTCGCCGTCGGCACGTTGCTCGTTCAGGGGCTCTCGCTGCCGTTCCTCATCCGCGCGCTGAAGCTGAGCGACCCGAAGCAGGAGCAGTTCGACAAGGAGCAGGCGGCGCACGCGCTCGAGGTCGCCCGGGCGGCCTCGTCGAAGGTGCTTGCCGAGTTCGTGGCCTCGCCGCCGCCCGGGGTCGACCCGGCGCTCATCGAGCGGGTCACGGCCATGGCCGAGCGGCAGTCGGCCGATGCGGAGCGCGACGCCGTCGACGCGAGCGAGGTGGAGCGCCGGAGCGCTTACGGCGAGACCTTCGGCAACCTCTATCGTCGGGTGCTGAAGGCGCAGCGGGATGCGGTCGCCGACGAGCGCGACGCGAACCGGCTCGACGACGACGCGGCGCGGGAGTTCTTGGAGCAGCTCGACTACCAGGAGGCGGCGATCGTGTCGCGGCTCGGGTTCAGGCTGTGA
- a CDS encoding DUF3592 domain-containing protein: protein MDDPIDALSLITEVLSWIGVVAGIVLVVAGYIRRAVFTGWQQTLGVVVIDGRGERVYRWLGDDGVLYEAPAHDDETQVLEPGDDVTVFVNPRDPSVGRVEDPSHEGRALRTTGWILLGLGVVAIVVQFALLFVAG from the coding sequence ATGGACGACCCGATCGACGCGCTCTCGTTGATCACCGAAGTGCTCAGCTGGATCGGCGTCGTGGCGGGCATCGTGCTGGTCGTCGCGGGCTACATCCGCCGCGCGGTCTTCACCGGCTGGCAGCAGACCCTCGGCGTCGTGGTGATCGACGGCCGCGGCGAGCGGGTCTACCGCTGGCTGGGCGACGACGGGGTGCTCTACGAGGCGCCCGCCCACGACGACGAGACCCAGGTGCTCGAGCCGGGCGACGACGTCACGGTCTTCGTGAACCCGCGCGACCCGTCGGTGGGGCGCGTCGAAGACCCGTCGCACGAGGGGCGGGCGCTGCGCACGACGGGGTGGATCCTGCTCGGGCTCGGGGTCGTGGCGATCGTGGTGCAGTTCGCGCTGCTCTTCGTGGCGGGTTGA
- a CDS encoding DUF2975 domain-containing protein has translation MPAIVIGALRALLVLLFAGAITAQVTSGSLAGAMLGDATPAATVVTVLTIGGLVCIEVVLVCAWALVSLARDARIFEVARRSDRWVDTAIGALAVGAAISASGLVYLLVTGGATDAQGATVAVLAAAIAGAAAALALLVVVMRHLLHTATQLHDELSEVV, from the coding sequence ATGCCAGCCATCGTCATCGGCGCGCTGCGCGCTCTGCTCGTGCTGTTGTTCGCCGGCGCGATCACGGCTCAGGTGACGAGCGGGTCGCTCGCCGGGGCGATGCTCGGCGACGCCACGCCCGCGGCCACGGTCGTGACCGTGCTCACCATCGGCGGCCTCGTCTGCATCGAGGTCGTGCTCGTGTGCGCGTGGGCCCTGGTGTCGCTCGCGCGCGACGCGCGCATCTTCGAGGTGGCGCGGCGCTCCGACCGCTGGGTCGACACCGCCATCGGCGCGCTCGCCGTCGGCGCGGCGATCTCGGCGTCGGGTCTGGTCTACCTGCTCGTCACGGGCGGGGCGACGGATGCGCAGGGCGCCACGGTCGCGGTGCTCGCGGCCGCCATCGCGGGGGCCGCCGCAGCGCTCGCCCTGCTGGTCGTGGTGATGCGGCACCTGCTGCACACGGCGACCCAGCTGCACGACGAGCTCTCCGAGGTGGTCTGA
- a CDS encoding low temperature requirement protein A translates to MSKPNRPHALSGVVPLVRMRGRDVDEKERVSTPLELLFDLTFVVAVSSIVTQLAHAVAEDHVATAIPNFLMVFFAIWWAWLNFTWFASAYDTDDVPYRLLTMLQMGGVLVLAAGVPSAFEHGDYLLITIGYFIMRIALVVQWLRAAAQDPEGRATALRYALGISVVQALWIIRLFTTGGLPDGWQIAIFAALAVCEMAVPLWAERPRQTRWHPHHVAERYSLFVIILLGESVLASSVGVQGIVSAGAGSGPFVLIAASGLALLFGLWWIYFLEPAHEGLEQNRSWSYFWGYGHYVVFAALAAVGAGIEESVEAFGHEIEAPIQVIGWAIAVPVAVYLVAMQVLYRPLIGRTVIPAWLSLGAAALILLLPLLTEAIALPLVVLLITLVVAAVIAVTILLRRPRGEELTAAG, encoded by the coding sequence ATGTCGAAGCCGAACCGCCCGCACGCCCTCTCCGGTGTCGTTCCCCTGGTCCGGATGCGCGGGCGCGACGTCGACGAGAAGGAGCGCGTCTCCACCCCGCTCGAGCTGCTGTTCGACCTCACCTTCGTGGTGGCCGTCTCGTCGATCGTCACCCAGCTCGCGCACGCCGTCGCCGAAGACCACGTCGCGACGGCCATCCCCAACTTCCTCATGGTGTTCTTCGCCATCTGGTGGGCGTGGCTGAACTTCACCTGGTTCGCCTCGGCCTACGACACCGACGACGTGCCCTACCGCCTGCTGACGATGCTGCAGATGGGCGGCGTGCTCGTGCTGGCCGCCGGCGTGCCGAGCGCCTTCGAGCACGGCGACTACCTGCTCATCACCATCGGCTACTTCATCATGCGCATCGCGCTGGTGGTGCAGTGGTTGCGGGCCGCGGCGCAAGACCCCGAGGGGCGGGCCACCGCCCTGCGCTACGCGCTCGGCATCTCGGTGGTGCAGGCCCTCTGGATCATCAGGCTCTTCACCACCGGCGGCCTCCCCGACGGCTGGCAGATCGCGATCTTCGCCGCCCTCGCGGTGTGCGAGATGGCGGTGCCGCTCTGGGCCGAACGCCCGCGGCAGACGCGCTGGCACCCGCACCACGTCGCCGAGCGCTACTCGCTGTTCGTCATCATCCTGCTGGGCGAATCGGTGCTCGCGTCGAGCGTCGGCGTTCAGGGCATCGTGAGCGCCGGTGCGGGCTCGGGCCCGTTCGTGCTCATCGCCGCGTCGGGCCTCGCGCTGCTGTTCGGGCTGTGGTGGATCTACTTTCTCGAACCCGCCCACGAGGGCCTCGAGCAGAACCGCTCCTGGTCGTACTTCTGGGGCTACGGGCACTACGTGGTGTTCGCCGCCCTGGCGGCCGTGGGCGCGGGCATCGAGGAGAGCGTGGAGGCGTTCGGCCACGAGATCGAGGCGCCGATCCAGGTCATCGGGTGGGCGATCGCGGTTCCGGTGGCGGTGTATCTCGTCGCGATGCAGGTGCTCTATCGGCCGCTCATCGGGCGCACCGTCATCCCGGCCTGGCTGTCGCTCGGGGCGGCGGCGCTCATCCTGCTGCTGCCGCTGCTCACGGAGGCGATCGCGCTGCCGCTCGTCGTGCTGCTCATCACGCTCGTGGTGGCGGCGGTGATCGCGGTGACGATCCTGCTGCGGCGGCCGCGCGGCGAAGAGCTCACCGCGGCGGGCTAG
- a CDS encoding helix-turn-helix transcriptional regulator, translated as MMIVIDLDVELAKKKMSVSDLAAAVGITVANISILKNGRAKAVRFSTLDAICSVLGCQPGDILRYVDEPEGPASPPR; from the coding sequence CTGATGATCGTGATCGACCTCGACGTGGAGCTGGCGAAGAAGAAGATGTCGGTGAGCGACCTCGCGGCGGCGGTGGGCATCACGGTGGCGAACATCTCGATCTTGAAGAACGGTCGCGCCAAGGCCGTGCGCTTCTCGACGCTCGACGCCATCTGCTCGGTGCTCGGCTGCCAGCCGGGCGACATCCTGCGCTACGTCGACGAGCCGGAAGGCCCGGCTAGCCCGCCGCGGTGA